In Haliaeetus albicilla chromosome 18, bHalAlb1.1, whole genome shotgun sequence, the DNA window CAGTACGAGCAGATTGCTCAGAACAGCAGAGCTGAAGCTGAGGCTTGGTACCAGAGCCGGGTGAGTTGGGAAGCAGTCAAAGCACATGAGACAGTCTCTGCTGCTTAATGCCTTCCTTGGCACAGAACAAGGGAACCGCCTGAGTTCTGGATAGGTTGTGTCACTGATGGGTGCTTTTGTCTCCATGCCATCAGTATGAAGAGCTGCAGAACACTGCTGGAAgacatggggacagcctgcGCAACACCAAGATAGAGATCCAAGAGTTGACCAGGAACGTCCAGAGGCTGCGGGCTGAGATTGAGAACGTGAAGAAGCAGGTAGGGGTTGTTCAGCATCTTGTTGGGTAATGGCATCAGGCTGGGTCATGACTGAGCTGGGTGGTGTGCTAAGGACAGCATGAGGGAAACGTAGTCATTGAAATTCAGGTCCTTTGGAGGAGATTGATGGTTCCTGCCTATTTTCCCTCCAGTCTGTGCCCTGAGGGCTGCTCCAGTGAGGGGTGGGGGTGTTGCAGAAGGGAACTGAGAaagttcttttttcctcttcagaacCATCAGCTGCAGTCAGCCATTGCTGAGGCCGAGGAGCGGGGTGAGATGGCCCTCAAGGATGCTCGGAGGAAACTGGAAGAGCTGGAATGtgccctgagcaaagacaaggAGGAGCTGGCTCGCTTGCTGAAGGAGTACCAGGAGCTGCTGAACATCAAGATTGCGCTGGACGTTGAGATTGCCATGTACAGGAAactgctggagggagaggagaacaGGTACCTTTCTGTCTATCTATTTGACTAAATTCTTGACAGATTATACTATGTGTGGGTAAAATCTTTGCATGCACTATAAAGATAAATTTCGTATCACTCATGCTCTAATTCTTAGCCTTAAGTATATATTCGATGTTTCTTATAAGAATGTTAAGTTCAAGGTTgctcatttgttttaaagaataattaGGAAATTCAGAAAGAATAGGGTGTATATAACTTGTAAATAAGGGAAATTCTCAGCCGAAGAAATGTGCACTTCCCTTGGGATAAACaggttgtgttttctttcacaggCTGTGCAACGATGGCATGTCCAACGTCAATGTCTGTAAGTATCTGCATCTGTTTCCTTGAGACGTAGTAGCAGACCACGTCTTTTTGAGACACAGCCTGCCAGTGGACAGCCTGTATGTAACCTGTGCTTCTCTTCCAGCCGTGGTAGGCAGGACCAGCATCTCTGGAGGCAGAGGAGGCATGGGAGGAGGCTTCGGAGGCGGCAGCGGCATGGGAGGAGGCTTCGGAGGCGGCAGCGGCATGGGAGGAGGAATGGGAGGCGGCAGCGGCATGGGCGGAGGAATGGGAGGAGGCCTCTGTGGAGTAGGAAGcagcatcggaggtggaagcATGGGCGGCAGCTGTGGAATGGGAGGAGGGATGTACAGCGGTGGCTTCTCTTCTGGAAGTGGAAGGCTGTGCGGCTCTGGAGGTGGCAACTTCGGCTCTGGTGGGGGATCGTCCTCCATACGGAGATGCGTCACGACCACCTCCGTCAAATCTTCAGGAGTGAGATTCTGAGCCCCCAAGCCAgcttgaaaaaggaaagaagcagccCCTCTCTTCTCCCGGCAGCAGCCCAACCTCCTGAAATCCAGCTCCGGTGTCCTGCAATGAAACGAACTGTGTCCCTCACGGCCCACCACATGCCAGCACGTCTACCTGGCTCGGTCCCATCAGGGGAGTCTCGTGGCAATGCCGCATCCCGTTAGCAGCCCTGGCGAGCTGCTCGTTAGCCCCAAGCCCAGTGATGAAATAACCGTCCAAGCAAAGAAAAGTCTCACGTGTGGATGCCCAGCACGGAGAGCTGATTTACAGGAGGGAACTGCTCCGCCTTTCTTGCTGTGTTGTACATTTCTGGCTGCCTCGTGGCAAATGTGTATAAaactcctctttcttcctctgtcctcATGTCCCTTCCTCGATGGCCGTATCCCTGGGGTGCTTCTGCATGCAGTACATCCCGCTGCTTCCATTCACTAGCCTTTGGGGTGAGGGTAGGTGTGGGGCAAGCGGGTCCTTGCTCTCCATGACACCTGGTAAGACCTCATACACACGTGGACTTTCTCAAAGGAGAACAAAGCTTGCTCTTCAGTGCCTGGTCCCCTGTGACATGGAACGAGATGTACTGTCTCcacctcccttcctcttctgtttgtGGTATGCCCTACTTCCTTGGGATGTTGCCATTCTCAATAAATTGCAGAGAACATTCATGATGTCTTTGTGTCGTTGCTTTGGAAGCCACTTCTAGGCAAGGAGGTTTCTGCTGTTGGGGAAGCGACTTGCTGGGAAGGTGTGGGTTGTTCTGTTCAATGTGTCGTGACTGTGCTTTGAGGGAACTGAACGGGTGTGTGAACGGAGCTAGGCAAGTATCCAAGCATGGGTGATGCCTCTTGACTCGTATCAGTCATCGCAGTGCCTGAAAACACGAGCCATACCTAGAATGGTGGGGTCCTGGATGCTCAGTTCACACAATGTGCAGTAAATGTGAGCAGGCAGGAGCACTGGGAGCCTAGGATGGAGGAATTCAGGAGGCCACTAAATTTTTGGGCAGGTCCTGATATAGCCCCATCCTTGGAACCGCATATAGTCGTTTCCACAGCTGATGGCTTCATTTAGTGTGTCTGGAAACCTCTAGCGCAGAGGTGTTCAGAACCTTCTGAATCAATGAGGAGGCTACAGGCTCACCTGTGCCAATATTTAGGAGTCAGCCTTTATGCAAACTGAGGCACTCAGTGCCCCGTTGCTCGTGTCACATCTTACTGGAGTGGTCTGGTAACATGCGAATTGCTGCGGCTCTAGGAAGGGGGCTTTCTCTATCTCTCTCTTGGATTTCAGTTTTTTAGAGCAGGAAGAACCTGTGTACAGGGCATGCTGAATCACTACCAAAAAGTTATGGGATTTATGCAGGAATGCTGACAGTGCATAGTGGCGAAACCAGTAGAGACCCAAACACGTTGATTGATGATGGAAATCGgcagcagcagggtgggagCAGACATCAGATCAGTCTGCTGTTGTCGGTTCATCTGAGTTTCCTGCCTTGGAGTGGACTTTGGTTTGTGGTAGGGGAAGGTGGCAATGGTAGGAGTCTTGTGGGCAGCGGTGGGAGGGCGGGTTTCCAGCTGCCTGGAAGCATGGGTATGGACGTTGGCCAAGCACCTACCCCCTGGTGTAGAAGTAGGATGTGGCCAGGCAGGCTGCACAGCTCGGCACCCTACGAGCACCAGGAGTGCTTGAGAACCACTAGCTCACCCTCCCCTTCCTTCACCAGAAGCGGGAACATAAAGGCCTGGGAAGGCGTGATTCATCCCAAACCCGTGGGCTCAGGTACCCATCAGCTCCCTGAAAAGTCGATTCATTCCCCCAGTGTCTCTTCTTTACGTGGAGAGCGAGAGGGAGAGAGTTGGTCTAGCTCCAGGAGGGGGGACTGGGAGAAGAATGCTGGCGTGTTTGATCTGTGCCGTGCTTCAGTTCCTCCACCACAAGAAGAGATCAAAGAGACAGAAACCACTTTCAGCAGTGGTTCAGGAGTCCCACAACAACCTGCTGTGAGCTGCCAGTGTCCCCGTAGCAGGTCAGGAAGCTGCAGACCTCAGAATAGGTCCAGGCGAGGCAGTGGGGAATGGTTACAGGGCTCCTGGAAGAGGGACGTTGACTTGCTTTAGAGCCCCGCAGAAGTGTGCTAGAGCTGGGGAACGTGACTGGGTTTGGCCCAAACAGAAGACGATGAGAAGGCAATGCCTCTGAGAAGCTGGGGCTGTGCCAAGAGCACTTTTGGGTTTGGCTTGGGGCAAGAGTCACCTGTTTTCATTCTTACTTttaagactgtatttctcctctgctttaaAATCTGAAACACGGCTTTGTAGGCATTGTTGTGAGAAGTCATTGCGACATCCTCCGCTATGCTCCCTCTTGAGTTTCATGCCAGAATCTCTTTGCTGCGTGAGATCCGAAGCTGCAGCCTGGCTTGGTCTCCATCTATATTTTTCTGCAGAGTTTACATTTTGCCTGGTGTTGATGATTTTGCTGTGCACAGCTCCTTGCGTAAGAGATCTGAAGGAACAGCCGGCTGGAGCCTAGGCTGTCTATCGAGTTTTACCTGGAGGAGGCTGAAGTGACTCCAGGTTTGGTATAATCTTCGCATCTTGTCTGAAGACGTCAGGGTGACTCAATCTGGGCGTCTTATCTGTATGTGCTGAATGTGGCCAGCATCCAGGCATTTGGCTGACTTAACAGATCTTCTCCCTTGTCGTGGAGCCGCCATGTGGGATGTTACAACCAAGTCATGCTGCTTACTGAGAAAGGCAGCTACCATGCATTTGGCAATCTGGAGAGAGGCCACGAGAAGAGATGACCTGCTTTCTCTAACCCAAAATGGAGTTACCCTACAGCTTCCCGGGACTGCTCACCATGAGCGAGTGCACTGGGCTGTAGAATGAAGTGGAGAACTTAACCCTCTGTCTTGGGGATGACAGCTGAGGAATAAGACCCTCTTCATTCAAGCTGCTTTTGAAAGGGCAGGTGTCCCCTCCCTGCTGTAGGGATGGCTGCTcattctccagctgcagcctgtTGCATAGGGCAGGCCACACACATCTGGACTACCCTTGGCCAACCATGACTTGAGTCCCCCTCAAGGCTAGGATAACCCTTGGCCAACCGTGAATTGTGTCCTTCAAGGGTAGGATAACCCTTGGCCAACCATGACCTGAGTCCCCCTCAAGGGTAAGGATCTCCACTGCCCTACGCCCCATTCTGTGAAGAGTCTGTGGTGTCCAGCAGCCTCTGTCTCAGTGGCAGTCAATGGCATTTATGTTTCTGATTGCTCTGGTGGCTTTTGAAAGTGATTCTCTGGGCTGGTTGTGTCTGTGGCTGAAGGCTGTTACCTAGTGATACTTTCAAACAACATTTAGTTGCACAAGTGTTGTGGGTGATTCTGAAAATTCAAACATACATGTATAGTACAGTTTGTAAGCTTAAATATAGTATAATATTGGATTGCTGAAATGCTTAGAAggtttcaaatatattttccttggCTTTTATTGATGATTTTCTGGAACTAAGCACTAggaaaatactggttttttttttttcttagatttcACATGTGTaactaaaatatatatttgactAATGAGATCCAGAAGATATCTACAAGATGTCTTTCAGCTGAACTTCCTACTTCATAGCCAGATAGCTTGTCCATGAAATTAATCATTATTGTTTTCTAGTttgaaacagcagctgctgtcttAAAAACACATTATTCTAACATGAATTTGGTCGGcaccccttctctcccccaccccaaatttACTGTGGTCAAAGGTGTGGGCAAAGTTGCCATACCTCTTAAAGCACTCTTCATATACAGCAATACTTTAACTGTTATTACTTAAGAAAGCATCAGATCTTCTTCCACCTTTTAGTTGTCCCTTATTTCAGAACGATCAAGTATGATGAACTCAGCCTGATCATTTTCCTAccaacttaaataaaaaaaccccaaccatttTAACAAGTCACTGTTATCCCTATTTGCATTTCTCTGCTATTTGTCTGTCTTCAGTCATCATTACCGCATCTAGTGCCTGAAGCGTCCTTTCAGTCCTCTGCAGGTTCGGCAATCCCTGTGGCCACCTGAAAAGCACAAGGAAGGAGCTTGGACATCGTTGTTCTCTTGCTCATTCCACTCTGGTGCTCAGAGTCTTGGTACGAGGTTATCTCAGACTCTGGGAGACACATTTTGCAGGAATGTGCACTAGAAGAAGGCACTCCCATCCCAATTGATGCTCTTAGGAAAGGAACTAAGCACCTCCTTTCCcgataaaaaaaaatgctgaccGTTGTTAAACGTTAATGTGTGGTGTTTTTGCTCCATACTGTGAAACTGTCTCTTGGAAAGCCATCAGCAATTTTCCGCTTCAGAAGGAAATTTGGGGTGTGCTCGGGGGAATTGTGAAAGTCTCATTCTAGTTGGTTTTCACCAAAATGCTTTCCTGACATTGAGTGTCAGTGCAAAAGATCTAGATCCAGACAAACAGCAAAATCATTAAGAACAGATAGAAaggtgggaggagggaagaacaTGACTACATCActgtaaaacatatttttccagATGCCATAAAGATATGAAAGTCCACTTACTCATTGAGACCTGTTTCCATGCTCTTGctcttttattctcttctgcATTGCAAAGCGTATTTCTGGGTGGAGTCAACAATTTGGCAAAAATCTGTTAACCGCACCAAGCTGATGAAGACAGTAAATTTGTTTCCTCTTCACGCCCTTGTAGACCCAGCCCACCTCCAGAAACAGATAAAAGGGAATGCCTAAAGCCGTGGAACCAGAGAAGACTGTGCACACTTCTCTCTGCATTCATccctcagcagcacagctccgtTGGTCTTTTTGCTCTCCTCGTCTCTGCTTGGAAGGAACAGCCATGTCTCGGCAGTCAATCTGTAGAAGCTTTGGAGTCGGAAGCAAAAGGGGATACAGCTCTTGTTCTGCCATCGGTGGTGGCTTTGGAGGAAGTGGGGGCAGAACCAGGATCAGCTATAGCTCGTTCTCCACATCCAGGGGAATTGGAGGCAGCGGACGTTGTGGAGGTTTTAGCAGCAGGAGCCTCCATAACATGGGTGGCAGCGGAAGAATTTCCATGGGTGGCTCTTATGGCAGTGGATATGGATGTAGAATTGGTGGCTTTGGTGGAGGCTATGGAGGAGGATTTGGCAGCATTGGAGGAGGTGTCATTGGTGGAGGAATAGGCAGCTTTGGTGGTCCTGTGAGAGGTGGTCCTGGGTTCCCTGGAGGCATCCAACCGGTCCAGGTTGACCCAACCCTCCTGCGGCCGGTCCATGTTGATATTGATCCTCAGATCCAACAAGTGAAgtgccaggagaaggaacagatCAAGACTCTTAACAATCAGTTTGCCTCTTTCATTGACAAGGTGAGAGGCTGCAACTGTATTTGCTTGGGAATGGGGACTCTGAGGAACTTTTCTGTGCtgtggagagggaaatattgtCCTTCTTAGCTCAGTGTTCCCAGGTCTGGAAGGCTGGTAGTGTTTCCATGGAGTCTCCtaaggaaatgtaaaaatttTCCATCTGCAGAGAAACCAAAGGAATTTCTCTAGGTTTAGTTGATCCAAATTATTCCTTAGGTTTTGCCTCTAGTGTTCTCTGTGCAGTCAGGCCAAACTGATCATGATATAGTCAGTTATCTTAAGCGGTTCTTTAAGTCTGTCCTTTTTCAAGGATAATTTCTTCTCAAGGAACTTAGACTGTAGGAATGAGCTTTCAATTAATTCCTGACTATTCCTTATTTCAGATCAAGTACAGATGAGTATTCTTTAGACTGTCTGCACTGGGAGAACATTGGTTATGAATGTGATTCgtagttttttaaatatatggcATATATGCCATAAATATATAGCAGATACTTATTGTATCTGGTAAGAGGAATGTTCTCTGATACTGAGACATATGGGATTTCATTTACTGTAAGGTAGAAAATGATCTGATGCTTCTGCAAATTAATGTGGGTCAAAATTTGCAATTGGAAATGACAATATACTGCAAATCTGGAGTGTAATAATTCCAATACATAAAAAATgtaggaggagaaaagaggagaaattcaAGGATAATtgaaaaaagaggagaaagaagggatGAATCCCTCTCTTGGAAAACTGGCTTTCAACTAGCCACAGTCCTGTTGGAGATTTGGGAAATGATTCCGTTGGCCTCCCAAATAAGCAGGAGGTTTGAGTAGTGTGATGTCTCCCTGGGTGAGTATCTCACACACCTCTTTGTGGGCTTTCAGGTCCGCTTCCTGGAGCAACAGAACAAGGTCCTCTCCACCAAGTGGGAGCTCCTCCAACAGCAAGGGCCTTCAGGGCCAAGGAAGAACCTCGATGTCATCTTTGAAAATTACATCCAGAACCTGAGGAGGAGGTTGGAGTCTCTCCTGGGACAGAGGGGACAGCTGGAGTCGGAGCTGCAGAACATGCGGCAATACGTGGAGGAGTACAAAACCAAGTAAGTGCAGTGGCAGACTAAGGAAGAAATGAGCACCAGGACAGGAGAGCTAAGGCAGCTTGGAGATtcccacactgtcttcccttTGCTGTGGAGCTCTGTAGAAGTGGGGCCGAGGTTGCCATGGAGGGAAGGGGGGTTCCACCGGTTGACTGATGAAGAGTCCAAGAGACTCGTCTTGTCCCCTTCAACAGGTACGAAGAAGAAATCAACAGGCGCACCGCTGCTGAGAACGAGTTTGTGGTGCTCAAGAAGGTGAGTCACAGAGGGACCAGGAGAGAGGGGGTTTTGTGGGGACAGGCTGCAAAGACGTTGGAAGGCGGCAGCACCAAGACGGGCAGCTTCCAACAGGAGGCACTGGTTGCCAACAACTCTTCTGGGATGGGACAAAGTTGTTGTCTATCTGTGTGATCTTTCCTTTAGGATGTGGACTGTGCCTACATGACTAAAGTAGAGCTGGAAGCCAAGGTGGGAGCTCTGACTGATGAAATCAACTTCTTGAGGTGTATGTACGAGGAGGTAAGAGCTCTCCCTTCCCCTGGGCTGGCTGGCGTTGCAATGAGGTGTGTGGTGGCCAAAGACACTGAGGTTGGACATGGAGGTCCCAGGTGGATTTGGTCTGGAGTGGCTGCCTGGACTTGCTGCTCTTTTCTGCCCTTCTCGGATGGTCAGGCTAACTCATGCCTTGGTTGTAGGAACTGGCTCAGATGCAGACAATCAGCCGGGACCTGTCTGTGGTGGTGTCCATGGACAATAATCGGCACCTGGATCTGGACAGTATCATTGAGGAGGTCAGGCGTCAGTACGAGCAGATTGCTCAGAACAGCAGAGCTGAAGCTGAGGCTTGGTACCAGAGCCGGGTGAGTTGGGAAGCAGTCAAAGCACATGAGACAGTCTCTGCTGCTTAATGCCTTCCTTGGCACAGAACAAGGGAACCGCCTGAGTTCTGGATAGGTTGTGTCACTGATGGGTGCTTTTGTCTCCATGCCATCAGTATGAAGAGCTGCAGAACACTGCTGGAAgacatggggacagcctgcGCAACACCAAGATAGAGATCCAAGAGTTGACCAGGAACGTCCAGAGGCTGCGGGCTGAGATTGAGAACGTGAAGAAGCAGGTAGGGGTTGTTCAGCATCTTGTTGGGTAATGGCATCAGGCTGGGTCATGACTGAGCTGGGTGGTGTGCTAAGGACAGCATGAGGGAAACGTAGTCATTGAAATTCAGGTCCTTTGGAGGAGATTGATGGTTCCTGCCTATTTTCCCTCCAGTCTGTGCCCTGAGGGCTGCTCCAGTGAGGGGTGGGGGTGTTGCAGAAGGGAACTGAGAaagttcttttttcctcttcagaacCATCAGCTGCAGTCAGCCATTGCTGAGGCCGAGGAGCGGGGTGAGATGGCCCTCAAGGATGCTCGGAGGAAACTGGAAGAGCTGGAATGtgccctgagcaaagacaaggAGGAGCTGGCTCGCTTGCTGAAGGAGTACCAGGAGCTGCTGAACATCAAGATTGCGCTGGACGTTGAGATTGCCATGTACAGGAAactgctggagggagaggagaacaGGTGAGACCTGCTGTCAGGTTGGTCTGGCCAAAGTAATGTCTCTCCTTGGGACAGGTGGAGGTTTAATCATCTCTCACAACCTATTTAATGTTGATATCtgatttactttcattttttccccaagtttttAAGCCCAAAATAGAAATTAGGTCCCCACAGGGAATATTTCTCAGTGGTTTTGACTGATGTTAAAtgaaacaggaaataaaagcagttgtTAGGAAATTGCACGGAGCTTAATTGCTTTCTATTATATTAGATTTACAGCTTGTGTTCCTTTCCCTACACAGGCTCTGTGCAGATAACTTGTCCAACGTAAATGTCTGTAAGTATCTGTACAtcattttctctgcagaatgGCTTTTACCCTGGGTTTCATGAGGATTCCCAGGCTGTCACTTGATGTACAGTGAGACTGTCCTTCTCTTGCAGCTGTGGTAGGCAGAACCACCATtgctggaggcagagctggtggCTTTGGAGCCAGCAGTGGCATGGGAGGGGGAGTATGTGCGGTCGGAGGAGGAAGCATCATTGGAGGCAGCTGTGGAATGGGAGGAGGAATACTCAGCGGTGGCTTCTCTTCTGGAAGTGGAAGAATGTGCAGCTCTGGAGGTGGCAACTTCATCTCAGGGGGTGGATCCTCCTCTGTGCGGAGATGTGTCACAACCACAACGGTTAAATCTTCGGGTGTAAAATACTGAGTCATGACCTCAGTCCCTCCAAGGAAAGAagcatattttcctttctccagccagcagcacagccccttCCATCCTGAACCGGTattcagcaaagaaatgaaCTGTTTCCCTTATAGCTCAAAACCTCCTTAAATCATCCTGCCTAAGGGGagatttgcagcaaaacacCATCCTGTTCGCAGAGCCCAGCTCCTCTCTGAGCTCCACCAGCCTCCAGGGATGAAAGATCTTCCTTGAGGGTACCAGGGACTGCAGAGCTCGTCTGAGCATCTTTTGCTGCGCTTCTTGCTGCTACCCCTGGCTGCTGCACTGGCTGAGGAGGAGCGTGTATAAAACTGctctttcctttcactttttaaGGTCTCTTTTTCAATGGCCGTGTTTCCTTTGCGACTTCCGCGCGTCCTGCATGTTACCCACATGCTTGTTTCAGCTATATCAGGAATTCACGTAAGCAGAAGAAACATGATAATGTCTCATAGTCAGA includes these proteins:
- the LOC138689755 gene encoding keratin, type II cytoskeletal 6A-like — protein: MSRQSICRSFGVGSKRGYSSCSAIGGGFGGSGGRTRISYSSFSTSRGIGGSGRCGGFSSRSLHNMGGSGRISMGGSYGSGYGCRIGGFGGGYGGGFGSIGGGVIGGGIGSFGGPVRGGPGFPGGIQPVQVDPTLLRPVHVDIDPQIQQVKCQEKEQIKTLNNQFASFIDKVRFLEQQNKVLSTKWELLQQQGPSGPRKNLDVIFENYIQNLRRRLESLLGQRGQLESELQNMRQYVEEYKTKYEEEINRRTAAENEFVVLKKDVDCAYMTKVELEAKVGALTDEINFLRCMYEEELAQMQTISRDLSVVVSMDNNRHLDLDSIIEEVRRQYEQIAQNSRAEAEAWYQSRYEELQNTAGRHGDSLRNTKIEIQELTRNVQRLRAEIENVKKQNHQLQSAIAEAEERGEMALKDARRKLEELECALSKDKEELARLLKEYQELLNIKIALDVEIAMYRKLLEGEENRLCADNLSNVNVSVVGRTTIAGGRAGGFGASSGMGGGVCAVGGGSIIGGSCGMGGGILSGGFSSGSGRMCSSGGGNFISGGGSSSVRRCVTTTTVKSSGVKY